In Trichocoleus sp., the following are encoded in one genomic region:
- a CDS encoding alpha-D-ribose 1-methylphosphonate 5-triphosphate diphosphatase, giving the protein MKESREAKVTPKIALQGADVLTPHGWLRDATVLVEDGKFTQIDQTLKPSGFVSIDVTGLQLLPGIVDVHGDAFERMICPRPGVTFPIEMAILENDRALLANGITTFYYSITDSFEPGLRSRNTARQILQAVRDTTELQANSYIHIRHEQANTASYDELCDWLNTGKIQLLSLNNHLPPSTDDETLARYTKGLQQRIKLSHPEIRALIETALDRQEEGLQQIAQLVNQAHQKSIPVASHDDESEEMVQISANRGVSIAEFPASIDLAAQSQAYGASVLMGAPNLVRGGSHVGYMSVADAAQAGVLDCLCSDYHYPSLFHAPFKLAQMGLLSFEEAWKLVSTHPAQAARIGDRKGAILPGFDADFLLIKPENSLSSAIVSVYIQGQEVTCYR; this is encoded by the coding sequence ATGAAAGAATCACGAGAGGCTAAAGTTACCCCAAAAATTGCCTTACAGGGAGCAGATGTTTTGACTCCGCACGGATGGTTGCGGGACGCGACTGTACTGGTAGAGGACGGCAAGTTTACCCAAATTGACCAAACCTTAAAACCGAGTGGGTTTGTCTCGATCGACGTCACAGGACTGCAACTGCTGCCTGGAATTGTTGATGTTCACGGGGACGCATTTGAGCGGATGATTTGCCCTCGCCCCGGTGTTACGTTTCCAATCGAAATGGCAATTTTGGAGAACGATCGCGCTCTACTTGCCAACGGCATTACTACTTTCTATTATTCAATTACAGATTCGTTTGAACCCGGTTTACGGAGCCGGAACACAGCAAGGCAAATCCTTCAAGCGGTTCGGGATACCACTGAGCTGCAAGCAAACAGCTACATTCATATTCGTCATGAACAAGCCAATACAGCAAGTTATGATGAATTGTGTGACTGGTTAAATACGGGAAAGATACAGCTTCTCTCTCTCAATAATCATTTGCCACCATCTACAGACGACGAAACGCTTGCTCGTTACACAAAGGGGCTACAGCAACGCATTAAGCTATCCCATCCTGAAATTCGTGCCTTGATTGAGACAGCGCTCGATCGCCAGGAGGAAGGACTCCAGCAGATTGCACAACTTGTGAATCAGGCACACCAGAAGAGCATCCCCGTTGCCTCCCATGATGATGAATCCGAGGAAATGGTGCAAATCAGCGCAAATCGGGGAGTTTCGATTGCAGAATTTCCAGCCTCGATCGACCTGGCAGCCCAGTCTCAAGCCTATGGCGCATCGGTGTTGATGGGTGCGCCGAATTTAGTGCGAGGTGGCTCCCATGTGGGCTATATGAGCGTTGCGGATGCAGCCCAGGCAGGTGTTCTAGACTGTCTCTGCTCCGACTATCACTATCCTTCGCTATTCCATGCACCGTTCAAGCTGGCACAGATGGGCTTGTTATCTTTTGAGGAAGCCTGGAAATTAGTCTCAACGCATCCGGCTCAGGCAGCTCGAATTGGCGATCGAAAAGGGGCAATTCTGCCAGGATTCGATGCTGATTTTCTGCTGATTAAACCTGAAAATTCTCTATCCTCTGCGATCGTTTCTGTTTATATTCAGGGACAGGAAGTTACCTGCTATCGCTGA